In the Mytilus trossulus isolate FHL-02 chromosome 1, PNRI_Mtr1.1.1.hap1, whole genome shotgun sequence genome, one interval contains:
- the LOC134714261 gene encoding MRG/MORF4L-binding protein-like — MVDTENLVWGVDLEVNLLHAMRGHKPVGVNRYFQLALIHEKLNNISQKKITAGQIWKHLGVMYDLHALNESEILPFPNKETDFSLPEDDYKEFLHKAFPRSPTKNDDNKTEQKTEKETHSNSSQKTSKSDKSESKHFENKHTSNVVHANTPENSPKRKRTRHTPSSQPSPASTPDTPATKRRR, encoded by the exons ATGGTGGACACTGAGAACCTAGTCTGGGGTGTAGATTTGGAAGTTAATTTATTACATGCCATGAGAGGACACAAACCAGTTG gGGTAAATAGATACTTTCAGTTAGCTCTTATACATGAAAAACTGAACAACATCagccagaaaaaaataacagctGGACAGATATGGAAACATCTTGGTGTTATGTATGATCTACATGCTTTG aatGAATCTGAAATATTGCCCTTTCCTAACAAAGAAACTGACTTCTCCTTACCTGAAGATGACTACAAAGAATTCTTACATAAAGCTTTCCCTAGAAGTCCGACGAAAAATGATGACAATAAAACTGAACAGAAgacagaaaaagaaacacacAGTAATAGCT CCCAGAAGACAAGTAAATCAGATAAATCAGaaagtaaacattttgaaaataaacatactAGTAATGTTGTACATGCAAACACACCAGAGAACTCTCCAAAGAGAAAGAGAACCAGGCACACGCCATCATCACAACCAAGTCCCGCCAGTACACCAGATACTCCAGCTACAAAGAGGAGGAGATAA